One Solidesulfovibrio fructosivorans JJ] DNA window includes the following coding sequences:
- the rpsL gene encoding 30S ribosomal protein S12, with the protein MPTINQLIRKERAQVTKRRKTPALQACPQRRGVCTRVYTTTPKKPNSALRKVARVRLTNGIEVTSYIPGEGHNLQEHSVVMIRGGRVKDLPGVRYHIIRGTLDTAGVADRRQGRSKYGAKRPK; encoded by the coding sequence ATGCCCACGATCAACCAGCTTATCCGCAAGGAGCGGGCCCAGGTGACCAAGCGCCGCAAGACGCCCGCCCTGCAAGCCTGCCCGCAGCGTCGGGGTGTGTGCACCCGTGTGTACACCACCACGCCGAAAAAGCCGAACTCGGCTTTGCGTAAGGTCGCCCGCGTGCGCCTGACCAACGGCATCGAGGTGACCTCCTACATCCCGGGCGAAGGCCACAACCTGCAGGAACACTCTGTGGTGATGATCCGGGGCGGCCGCGTCAAAGACCTTCCCGGCGTCCGGTATCATATCATCCGCGGCACGCTCGACACCGCCGGCGTTGCCGACCGCCGTCAGGGCCGTTCCAAGTACGGCGCCAAACGGCCCAAGTAA
- the rpsG gene encoding 30S ribosomal protein S7, whose product MPRKGPVSKRSVLPDPKFGSHLVTKFINRLMYDGKRGVAEGLFYKAVDVLAEKSGEDPLKAFEKAVANVKPHMEVKPRRVGGATYQVPMEVRPERQLTLALRWLVGNARSRGEKGMAEKLSGELLDAYHNRGGAVKKKEDTHRMADANKAFAHYRW is encoded by the coding sequence ATGCCGCGTAAAGGTCCGGTTTCCAAGCGTTCGGTGCTGCCCGATCCCAAGTTCGGCAGCCATCTGGTGACCAAGTTCATCAACCGTCTGATGTACGACGGAAAGAGGGGCGTGGCCGAGGGGCTTTTCTACAAGGCCGTGGACGTGCTGGCCGAGAAGTCCGGCGAAGATCCGCTGAAGGCCTTCGAGAAGGCCGTGGCCAACGTCAAGCCCCATATGGAAGTCAAGCCCCGTCGGGTCGGTGGCGCCACCTATCAGGTGCCCATGGAAGTCCGGCCCGAGCGGCAGCTCACCCTGGCCCTGCGCTGGCTGGTGGGCAATGCCCGGTCCCGGGGCGAGAAGGGCATGGCGGAGAAGCTTTCCGGCGAGTTGCTGGATGCCTATCACAATCGCGGCGGAGCCGTGAAAAAGAAAGAGGATACGCACCGCATGGCCGACGCCAACAAGGCGTTTGCCCATTACCGGTGGTAG
- the fusA gene encoding elongation factor G, with amino-acid sequence MSKTVPIERQRNIGIMAHIDAGKTTTTERILYYTGVSHKIGEVHDGQATMDWMVQEQERGITITSAATTCFWRDHRINIIDTPGHVDFTIEVERSLRVLDGAVAVFDAVSGVEPQSETVWRQAERYSVPRMSFVNKMDRVGADFFRCVDMIRDRLGAKPVPLQIPIGAEENFQGVVDMIQGKAVYFDTESLGKEYVYKDIPAELMERYEELHQHMVEAIAEEDEVLMEKYLGGEELTPEELIAGIRKATINLAICPVLCGSAFKNKGVQPLLDAVVDYLPSPVDIPPIKGHDPDDEEKIIECPCDVNAPLAALAFKLMSDPFIGHLTFLRLYSGRIESGMTVLNANTGKKERIGRLLKMHANKREEIKSADAGDIVAAVGMKITSTGDTLCADNRPVALESLNIPEPVIEVAIEPKTKADRDTLSQALGKLAKEDPSFRVKSDEESGQTLIAGMGELHLEIIVDRLMREFGVNANVGAPQVAYRETITKPIKNDLRYVKQTGGRGQYGHVVLEIEPKEDGGYEFVNGIVGGVIPKEYIPAVDKGIQNAMKGGVIAGFPLVDVRAKLVFGSYHEVDSSEQAFFICASQCFKEAVHKAAPVLLEPIMAVEVVTPEEYMGDVMGDLNGRRGRIAKMDSRAGSQIITANVPLSSMFGYATDLRSKSQGRATFSMQFDHYEKVPAALAEEIMKKK; translated from the coding sequence GTGTCTAAGACTGTACCCATTGAGCGGCAACGCAATATCGGCATCATGGCACACATCGATGCCGGAAAGACGACCACCACCGAACGTATTCTGTATTACACCGGGGTGTCGCACAAGATCGGCGAGGTCCATGACGGCCAGGCCACCATGGACTGGATGGTTCAGGAGCAGGAGCGCGGCATTACGATCACTTCCGCCGCCACCACCTGTTTCTGGCGCGACCATCGCATCAACATCATCGACACGCCCGGCCACGTGGATTTTACCATCGAGGTGGAACGGTCTCTGCGTGTCCTCGACGGGGCGGTCGCCGTGTTCGATGCCGTTTCCGGCGTCGAACCCCAGTCCGAGACGGTCTGGCGGCAGGCCGAACGCTACAGCGTTCCCCGCATGAGCTTCGTCAATAAGATGGACCGCGTCGGCGCGGACTTTTTCCGTTGCGTCGACATGATCCGCGACCGCCTGGGCGCCAAGCCCGTGCCCCTGCAGATCCCCATCGGCGCCGAGGAGAATTTCCAGGGCGTCGTGGACATGATCCAGGGCAAGGCCGTCTATTTCGATACCGAGTCCCTGGGCAAGGAGTATGTCTACAAGGACATCCCGGCCGAGCTGATGGAGCGCTATGAAGAGCTGCACCAGCACATGGTCGAGGCCATTGCCGAGGAAGACGAGGTCCTCATGGAGAAGTACCTCGGCGGTGAGGAGCTCACCCCCGAGGAACTGATCGCCGGCATCCGCAAGGCCACCATCAACCTGGCCATCTGCCCGGTGCTGTGCGGCTCGGCATTCAAGAACAAGGGCGTGCAGCCCCTGCTCGACGCCGTGGTCGACTACCTGCCGTCTCCCGTCGACATCCCGCCCATCAAGGGCCACGATCCCGACGACGAGGAAAAGATCATCGAGTGCCCCTGCGACGTGAACGCGCCCCTGGCCGCCCTGGCCTTCAAGCTCATGAGCGATCCGTTCATCGGCCACCTGACCTTCCTGCGCCTCTATTCCGGCCGCATCGAGTCCGGCATGACCGTTCTCAATGCCAACACCGGCAAAAAGGAGCGCATCGGCCGCCTGCTCAAGATGCATGCCAACAAGCGTGAAGAGATAAAGTCCGCTGACGCCGGCGACATCGTGGCCGCCGTGGGCATGAAGATCACCTCCACCGGCGACACGCTGTGCGCGGACAACCGCCCCGTGGCCCTGGAGTCGCTCAACATCCCCGAGCCCGTCATCGAGGTCGCCATCGAGCCCAAGACCAAGGCCGACCGCGACACGCTGTCCCAGGCGCTTGGCAAGCTGGCCAAGGAGGACCCGTCCTTCCGCGTCAAGTCCGACGAGGAATCGGGCCAGACCCTGATCGCCGGCATGGGCGAGCTGCACCTGGAGATCATCGTCGACCGGCTGATGCGCGAGTTCGGTGTCAACGCCAATGTCGGCGCGCCCCAGGTCGCCTACCGCGAGACCATCACCAAGCCGATCAAGAACGATCTGCGCTACGTCAAGCAGACCGGCGGTCGCGGCCAGTACGGCCATGTGGTGCTGGAAATCGAACCCAAGGAAGACGGCGGCTACGAGTTCGTCAATGGAATCGTGGGCGGCGTCATTCCCAAGGAATACATCCCGGCCGTCGACAAAGGCATCCAGAACGCCATGAAGGGCGGCGTCATCGCCGGCTTCCCCCTGGTGGATGTCCGGGCCAAGCTGGTCTTCGGCTCCTACCACGAAGTCGACTCCTCGGAGCAGGCGTTTTTCATCTGCGCCTCCCAGTGCTTCAAGGAGGCCGTGCACAAGGCCGCTCCGGTGCTGCTTGAGCCGATCATGGCCGTGGAAGTGGTGACGCCGGAGGAATACATGGGCGACGTCATGGGCGACCTGAACGGCCGTCGCGGCCGCATCGCCAAGATGGATTCCCGGGCCGGCTCCCAGATCATCACCGCCAACGTGCCCCTGTCGTCCATGTTCGGGTATGCCACGGACCTGCGTTCCAAGTCGCAGGGCCGGGCCACCTTCAGCATGCAGTTCGACCACTACGAGAAGGTCCCGGCCGCTCTGGCCGAGGAAATAATGAAGAAGAAATAA
- the tuf gene encoding elongation factor Tu — MGKAKFERKKPHVNIGTIGHIDHGKTTLTAAITRLASLKGFGEYIPFDQIDKAPEEKERGITIATAHVEYETDKRHYAHVDCPGHADYIKNMITGAAQMDGGILVVAATDGPMPQTREHILLARQVGVPQLVVFMNKVDLVDDPELLELVELEVRELLTKYGFPGDDIPIIKGSALKALEAEGPDSPDAKPIFELLDACDAYIPEPKRDVDKPFLMPIEDVFSISGRGTVVTGRVERGIITVGDEVAIIGIKDTVKTTCTGVEMFRKILDQGQAGDNVGVLLRGVKRDEVERGQVLAKPGSITPHRKFKAEVYVLNKEEGGRHTPFFTGYRPQFYFRTTDITGVVTLAEGVEMVMPGDNATFNVELIAPIAMEKGLRFAIREGGRTVGAGVVSEIVE, encoded by the coding sequence ATGGGCAAGGCGAAATTCGAGCGGAAAAAGCCGCACGTCAACATCGGCACCATCGGGCACATCGACCACGGCAAGACCACGCTGACGGCCGCCATCACGCGTCTGGCCAGCCTCAAGGGTTTTGGCGAGTACATTCCTTTCGACCAGATCGACAAGGCGCCCGAGGAAAAGGAACGTGGCATCACCATCGCCACGGCCCACGTCGAGTACGAGACCGACAAGCGGCATTACGCTCACGTCGACTGCCCCGGTCACGCCGACTACATCAAGAACATGATCACCGGCGCGGCCCAGATGGACGGCGGCATCCTCGTGGTGGCCGCAACCGACGGCCCCATGCCCCAGACCCGTGAGCACATTCTGCTCGCCCGTCAGGTCGGCGTGCCGCAGCTCGTCGTCTTCATGAACAAGGTCGACCTGGTCGACGACCCCGAACTGCTCGAGCTGGTCGAACTCGAGGTGCGCGAACTGCTCACCAAGTACGGCTTCCCCGGCGACGACATTCCGATCATCAAGGGTTCGGCCCTGAAGGCCCTTGAGGCCGAAGGCCCGGACAGCCCGGACGCCAAGCCGATCTTCGAGCTGCTCGACGCCTGCGACGCGTACATCCCCGAGCCCAAGCGCGACGTGGACAAGCCGTTCCTCATGCCCATCGAGGACGTGTTCTCCATCTCCGGCCGCGGCACCGTGGTCACCGGCCGTGTCGAGCGCGGTATCATCACCGTGGGCGACGAAGTGGCGATCATCGGCATCAAGGACACGGTCAAGACCACCTGCACCGGCGTCGAGATGTTCCGCAAGATCCTCGACCAGGGCCAGGCCGGCGACAACGTCGGCGTGCTCCTTCGCGGCGTCAAGCGCGACGAGGTCGAGCGCGGCCAGGTTCTGGCCAAGCCGGGCTCCATCACGCCGCACCGCAAGTTCAAGGCCGAGGTCTACGTTCTCAACAAGGAAGAGGGCGGCCGCCACACCCCGTTTTTCACCGGCTACCGTCCCCAGTTCTATTTCCGCACGACCGATATCACGGGCGTCGTGACCCTGGCCGAGGGCGTCGAGATGGTGATGCCCGGCGACAACGCCACGTTCAACGTGGAGCTGATCGCCCCCATCGCCATGGAGAAGGGCCTGCGCTTCGCCATCCGCGAAGGCGGCCGTACCGTCGGCGCCGGCGTCGTGTCGGAAATCGTGGAGTAA